Proteins found in one Triticum aestivum cultivar Chinese Spring chromosome 4D, IWGSC CS RefSeq v2.1, whole genome shotgun sequence genomic segment:
- the LOC123098913 gene encoding 24-methylenesterol C-methyltransferase 2, producing the protein MEPATMAWTAGLVGAGLVYWFVWVMGAAEVKGKRAVDLKMGSITRDKVQDKYTQYWSFFRRPKETASTQASADKVPAFVDTFYNLVTDIYEWGWGQSFHFSPSLPGRSHRDATRVHEERVADLLGAEPGHRVLDVGCGVGGPMRAIAAHSGARVVGITINEYQVNRARAHNRKAGLDAQCEVVCGNFMAMPFDDASFDGAYSIEATCHAPRLQDVYGEVYRVLKPGRLYVSYEWVTTPLYRADDPAHVEAIHGIERGDALPGLRRQDEIASIAQEVGFEVVQELDLALPPSLPWWTRLKMGRLAYWRNSLVVRVLTLLRIAPKGVVEVHEMLYETAQHLTLGGETGIFSPMHMVVLRKPAAAAE; encoded by the coding sequence ATGGAGCCGGCGACGATGGCGTGGACGGCGGGGCTGGTGGGCGCCGGCCTGGTGTACTGGTTCGTGTGGGTGATGGGCGCGGCGGAGGTGAAGGGGAAGCGGGCGGTGGATCTCAAGATGGGATCCATCACGCGGGACAAGGTGCAGGACAAGTACACGCAGTACTGGTCCTTCTTCCGCCGCCCCAAGGAGACGGCCTCCACGCAGGCCTCCGCCGACAAGGTGCCCGCCTTCGTCGACACCTTCTACAACCTCGTCACCGACATCTACGAGTGGGGCTGGGGCCAGTCCTTCCACTTCTCGCCCTCCCTCCCGGGCCGCTCCCACCGCGACGCCACCCGCGTCCACGAGGAGCGCGTCGCCGACCTGCTGGGCGCCGAGCCGGGCCACCGCGTGCTCGACGTCGGCTGCGGCGTCGGCGGGCCCATGCGCGCCATCGCCGCCCACTCCGGCGCCCGCGTCGTCGGCATCACCATCAACGAGTACCAGGTGAACCGCGCCCGCGCCCACAACCGCAAGGCCGGGCTGGACGCGCAGTGCGAGGTGGTGTGCGGCAACTTCATGGCCATGCCCTTCGACGACGCCTCCTTCGACGGCGCCTACTCCATCGAGGCCACCTGCCACGCGCCCAGGCTGCAGGACGTGTACGGGGAGGTGTACCGCGTGCTCAAGCCGGGCCGCCTCTACGTGTCCTACGAGTGGGTCACCACGCCGCTGTACCGCGCCGACGACCCGGCGCACGTGGAGGCCATCCACGGCATCGAGCGCGGCGACGCGCTCCCGGGGCTGCGCCGGCAGGACGAGATCGCGTCCATCGCGCAGGAGGTCGGGTTCGAGGTGGTGCAGGAGCTGGACCTGGCGCTGCCGCCGTCGCTGCCCTGGTGGACGCGGCTCAAGATGGGGCGCCTCGCCTACTGGCGCAACTCGCTGGTGGTGCGCGTGCTCACCCTGCTCCGGATCGCGCCCAAGGGCGTGGTGGAGGTGCACGAGATGCTGTACGAGACCGCGCAGCACCTCACCCTCGGCGGCGAGACCGGCATATTCTCGCCCATGCACATGGTGGTCCTCCgcaagcccgccgccgccgccgaatag